GCGTATTTACTTGGGAAGGCAAAACCCGGCAGGGATCTGTCCAAAAGGGCGAAATTTCCGCAAACAGCAAGGAAGACGTTCTCGCGCTTCTTCGAAAGCAGAATATTCAGCCGATCAATGTAACCGCCAAGCCGAAAGAGCTCAAGTTGAGTTTCGGCGCTCCAAAAGTTAAAGATAAGGATATCGTGATCTTTACCCGTCAGTTGGCGACCATGATCGATGCGGGATTGCCGCTCGTGCAGTGTCTTGATATCCTCGGCAACCAGACGGAAAACAAAACGCTTGCAAAGACGGTAAACCAGGTCAGGTCCGATGTGGAGAGCGGGGCGACCTTCGCCGATGCGCTCAAGAAACACCCCAAGATCTTTGACAATCTCTATTGCAATATGGTTGCCGCCGGAGAGGCGGGCGGTATTTTGGACACCATTCTCGGCCGGCTCGCAGCTTTTATGGAAAAGTTCGCGAAGATCAAGGGCCAGATCAAATCGGCGATGATCTATCCCTCGGTCATCCTGTTCGTGGCGGTTGCCGTGGTTTCCCTGCTGCTGGTTGTCGTCGTCCCCATGCTGGCCAACATATTTGTCGAAGCAAAAATGCAGCTGCCTTTCCCCACCCGCGTTGTGATGGCGGTCAGCAATTTCTTGAAAGGCTGGGGCGGGCTGGTCCTTCTCGTCAGCCTGGTCGCTTTCTTTATCGGTCTCAAACAATTCAGAAAAACCGAAAATGGCCGGAGATTGACGGATGCCTTTGCCTTAAAAGTACCCGTTGCGGGTTCACTGATCCAGCGGGTTGCGGTTGCCAAGTTTACGCGCACCCTCGGTACGCTGCTTACCAGCGGGGTCCCCATCCTTGAAGGGTTGTTGATCGTTTCGAGGACCGCGGGCAACAAGGTTGTGGAAGAAGCGATCCTCGCCACCCGGCAGAGCGTGAGCGAAGGAAAAACGCTTGCTGAGCCCCTGGGAAGGGCAAAGGTCTTCCCCTCAATGGTCGTCTCGATGATCTCGGTCGGTGAGGCGACGGGCGCGCTCGACAACATGCTGAACAAGATCGCTGACTTCTACGATGATGAGGTGGATTCCGCGGTGGCGGCGCTCACCTCCCTGCTTGAGCCCATGCTGATGATCTTTCTGGGCATCACGGTCGGTTTCGTGATCGTCGCCATGTACATGCCGATATTCCAGATGGGCGCGGCTGCGGGTTAATACCTCACGTGACACAAGAGTATTCAAAAGAAGAATACACGATACGCATAAAGTGGCTTATCTGGAGCAGGGTAGTGCTCGCGACCTTTCTGGTCGGGACACTTATTTTTTTTCAACGGCACTATGCTATTTACCCGTTTAATACCGCGTACGTATACTATTTTTTGCTCTCCGTCTATTGCCTCACCGTTGTTTACTGGTACCTTCTTAAAACGACAAAGCGTTTTTCCCTCCTCGCCTATCTTCAGACGTCGGTCGATATTCTTCTCGTTACCGCTCTCACCCATCTTACCGGAGGCATCGACAGCGGTTTTTCGCTCCTCTACCATCTGACGATCATCTCTTCAAGTATTATTCTGTACCGTCGGGGTGGTTATCTGTCGGCTTCTCTTTCGAGCATTCTGTACGGCGCAATGCTGGATATGCAGTTTTATAACGTTCCCGGTTTCGTCAGGAGCCAGAACTTCACAGCAGTCCAGGTGCTTTTTCAGGTGTTCATCAATATCCTCTCGTTCTACATCGTGGGGTTATTGAGCGGCTACCTTTCCGAGCGTCTCAGAAAAACTCGCAAGGAACTCCGGGAAAAGAGCATTGACCTGGAAGATCTCCGTGTCCTGCAGGAGCATATCCTTCGGAGCGTGGGAAGCGGTATCGTCACCATGGACCTGCAGGGCAACATCGCGTCATGGAATCCCGCGGCTGAAGAGATCACGGGGTACCGTTATGATGAGATCAAAAGCCGCTGGCAGCAGGTGTTCGGGGACAGCATCAAAGGGATCTTCGGCCATACTGACTCGCTGAAAGCGAGCCCATTTCATTTCAATGGGCAGATCATGAAAAAAGACGGCAGTATTGCACTGCTCGGGATGACTGCCTCTCTGCTGAAGGACGATACCAACGCCGTTCGCGGGATCATCCTTATCTTCCAGGACATAACCAAGATGGTCGAGATGGAGGACCAGGTACGCATGAAGGAGCGGCTGGCGACCGTCGGGAGCCTCGCCGCGGGCATCGCCCATGAGATCCGGAACCCGCTCGCGTCGCTCAGCGGTTCCATCCAGGTGCTTCAGGGCGAACTCGACCTCAAAGGCGACAACAAACAACTTATGGATATCGTTGTTCGCGAGACAGACCGGCTCAACACGATCATCATGGAATTTCTGGAATATGCCCGTCTCAAGAACGCTCAGAATGAAACCATTGAGCTTTCACCCGTGCTTGATGAAACGATCATGCTGTTGAAGAACAGCAGGGATTTTACGGGCAACATCCGCATCACTCATCAGGTGGATCCGCACGTCGTAATACAAGGGGACCCCCAGCGGATTCGCCAGGTCTTCTGGAACCTGCTTATTAACGCCTGCCAGGCGATGCCGCAGGGCGGCGAGATAATAATCACCGCGAGGCCGTTTTCCGGAGTACATGATGACATGGATTGGTGTGAGATCATTATAGCGGATACGGGCGAAGGAATCGCGCGCGACGATCGGGACAGGATATTCAATCCTTTTTTTACGACAAAGACCGGGGGCACCGGTCTGGGGCTGGCGATCGTCTACCGGATCATCCAGGACCATCGCGGCACGATCACGGTGGAAAGCGTGCCGGGCAAAGGGACCCAATTCATCATCAGGCTCCCAATCATTGAGGAGCCGGTTTACACGACGCTTAAGAACAATACGGAGCAGGCGCGGAAAAGGCGGAATTGATATGAGCAAAATACTCGTTGTTGATGATGAACAGAGCATGCGGGATTTTCTCGCAATCCTGCTCACCAAGGAAGGTCACGAAGTCGTGACGGCAATGAACGGCGCCGACGCGCTCCGGGCGGTCCAGGCGGAGATCTTCGACCTGGTGATCACCGATGTGAAGATGCCCGGAGCCGATGGCATGGAAGTGCTCAAAACGGTCAAAGAGATCTCACCCGAGACCGTCGTGATCATGATCACCGCCTTTGCAACCACCGAGGCCGCGGTCGAGGCCATGAAGATCGGGGCATATGACTACATCATCAAACCCTTCAAGGTCGATGAACTGAAGTTGATCGTTTACAATTCCCTCGAGAAGCGTTCTCTGAGAAAAGAGAACATCCTTCTCAAGCGTGAGATCGAGTCGAAGGCGGGATTCGCCAATTTTATCGGGAAAAGCGAGCCGATGCAAAAGGTTTTTTCCCTTATCCGACAGGTCTCGGACACAAAGAGCACGGTGTTGATAACCGGTGAGAGCGGGACCGGCAAAGAGCTCGTGGCAAGAGCCGTCCATTTCAACAGCCCAAGGAAAAACGGACCGTTCGTGACGGTAAACTGCGGGGCATTGCCCGAGACCCTTCTTGAAAGCGAATTGTTCGGATACATGAAGGGCGCCTTCACCGGTGCGTCATCGAACAAACAGGGGCTTTTCGAAGCGGCTCACAACGGGACCCTTTTTCTTGATGAGATCAGCGCCACAACGCCGGCGCTCCAGATAAAACTCCTGCGGGTGCTCCAGGAACGGGAGTTCATCCGGGTGGGCGGTACCGCAGTGATCAAGGTGGATGTGCATATCATCGCCGCAAGCAACAGGGACCTGCTGGCAGAAATTGCCAAGGGTTTGTTCCGGGAAGACCTCTACTATCGTTTGAACGTGATCCCCATCCATCTGCCTCCGCTCAGGGAACGGAAGGAAGATATCCCGCTTCTTGCGGAATATTTTCTCAAGAAAGTCGTCCGCAAGGAGGTTGAACTGGCGCGGATCAAAATGATCGATGCTGAAGCCATGAAAGCGCTGATGGCATATCATTGGCCGGGAAATGTTCGGGAACTTGAGAACACCATAGAGCGAATGATGATCATGACGCCGGAAGATGTTATTCGTCTCGATCAGGTTCCGGATTCCGTGAAAATTCCCTCTGGCTCTGCCGACCTGGTCACGTTCGATATTCCCGAGGCGGGAATGGACCTTGAGGCCCTGCTGGAAAACGCCGAAAAAACGTTTCTCCGCAAAGCGCTCGAAAAAACAGGGGGGGTAAAGACCGATGCGGCAAAACTGCTCGGACTGACCTTCCGCTCCTTCCGGCACCGGCTGCAAAAGTACGGAAACTCGTAAGAGTTCGCGGAGTTTTTTATTGCAAATCTCCAGTGATTCCGATAGAATCCAATTCCCATGGCATACGATACATTAAGAGATTTTATCGCGGTCCTCGAAAAAAACAACGAACTGGTCAGGATCAAGGCTGAAGTGGACGCCCAGCTTGAGATCGCGGAAATTACCGACCGGGTATCAAAAGAAAAGGGTGCGGCAAATAAAGCGCTCCTTTTCGAGCGGGTCAAAGGTTCCGCCTTCCCGGTACTGACCAACGCATTCGGCTCAATGAAACGGATGTGTCTTGCTCTCGAGGTCGAAAGTCTGGATGAGATCGGCCAGCGGATCAAGGAGTTTGTCGATCCCACAAACCTGTTCCCGGGTCCGGGCGCCGGAATCATGGACAAGCTGGGAGTACTGCCGAAGCTTGCCGAACTCGCCAAATTTTTCCCAAAAACCGTAAAAAAAGCCCCCTGTCAGGAGGTTGTTCTGACGGGAGACCACGTGGACCTTTCCAAAATCCCCGTGCTTCAGTGCTGGCCGGCCGATGGAGGACGTTTTATCACGCTCCCCATGGTCTGCTCGATCGATCCCCTGACGAAGATCACGAACGTCGGCATGTACCGCATGCAGGTCTTTGATCATCAGACCACGGGCATGCACTGGCACAAACACAAGGACGGCGCCCGGCAGTATCAGCAGTACGAGGCCCTCGGCAGGCGCATGGAAGTGGCGGTTGCCATCGGCGGCGATCCTGCTATCATCTATTCCGCCACCGCGCCGCTCCCTCCGGCCATCGGCGAGTTTATCTTCGCGGGTTTTCTCAGAAAGAAGCCGCTGGAGGTCGTCCAGTGCAAGACCGTCGACGTTCGGGTGCCGGCAGAGGCTGAGTTCGTGCTTGAAGGATTTGTCGACCCGCATGAGCGCCGGGTGGAAGGACCCTTCGGCGACCATACGGGCTACTACTCCGAGGCGGATGAGTACCCGGTATTCCATATTACCGCCATCACTCACCGTAAGGACGCGATCTATCCGGCCACGCTGGTCGGCCGCCCGCCGCAGGAAGACGCCTATCTCGGCAAGGCCACGGAACGGATATTTCTCCCGCTTCTCCAGATGGTCGCGCCCGACATACTCGACATGGACATGCCCGTTGAAGGCGTGTTCCATAACAACGTAATCGTCAGGATCAAAAAACGCTATCCCGGCCACGGCAAGAAGGTGATCAACACGATCTGGGGTACGGGTATGCTCATGCTCTCCAAATTCGTCATTGTCTGCGACGAGGACGTCAATATCCACGATTACTCCGAAGTCACCTGGAAGGTCATGAACCATGTCGACCCGCAGCGCGACGTCATCATCACCGACGGGCCGCTTGATATTCTTGATCACTCGTGTCCTCAGATCGGGTTCGGCGGCAAGATGGGCATCGATGCCACGCGAAAAGGACCCGGCGAAGGATTCAGCCGCTCATGGCCCGATGAGATCAAAATGTCACCGGCGATACAGGCGCTTGTCGAGAACCGCTGGAAGGAATATGGATTCTGATAAGTTCCAAATCACAAATAACAAATCTCAAATAAATTACATAGACCAATATACAAATATTGAAACAATCTTGCCCCTCACCTTTGTCCTCTCCCCAGCGGGGAGAGGGTAGGGTGAGGGGGCTTGTTGAAAGGTAAAAACTGTTTTTTCGTTTGTATTATTTGTTATTGGCCGTTTGGCCATTGAACTGTTCATAAAATTATGCTTTTCCTTGAAATTCTGATAATCATACTTCTGATCCTTCTGAATGGATATTTTTCGGCATCTGAAATATCCCTGATATCTTTGCGCAAAAGCCGTGTGCGGCATCTTGTAAAAAGCGGCAATCCGAAAGCAAGGAAAATCCAGAAACTTCAGGAGGAACCGGAGCGCTTTCTCGCCACCATTCAGATCGGAGTCACTCTCATCGGGACCCTGGCGGCGACCTTTGGCGGGGTCATTGCCATCGAGCGAATCAAACCTTTTATAGCCTCCCTGCCCGTGGAATTCATCAGCAAGACAGCGGAACCGATGGCAGTCTTTCTCGTCGTAGGTATAATCACCTATTTGACGCTGGTGTTCGGCGAACTGGTCCCCAAATCACTGGCAATCCGTTATTCCGAAAAGATAGCGTTTATTACTGCAACTCCCATTGATATTCTTTCCAGGCTTATTCGCTGGATTCTTCGCATTCTTACGGTTTCCAACAATTTTGTGCTCGGATTATTTGTTGCCTCCGACCATCATGAACCATCCCTGGTATCTGAAGATGAGGTCAAATATCTCATCCGGGAAGGACGAAAGAGCGGAGTGTTCGAACCATCGGAAGAGGACCTCATCCACAGTGTGTTCCGCTTTACCGACACCGTGGTAAAGGAAGTGATGGTACCCCGGACCGAGATCGTGGCGCTTGAGGCGGAGAGCGATGTTGATGCCATCCTTCGGACCATGAATGAGAAGGGGTTCTCCCGGCTGCCCGTTTACTCAGAGACCATCGACAATGTGATCGGCGTTGTCTATCTCAAAGACATTCTTGCGCTCCACATGGAAAATCGTCCGTTCAAACTTGACCAGGTGATTCGCAAGCCGTATATCGTGCCGCCGAACAAGAATGTAAGCGTGCTGCTCAAGGAGATGCGGGAAAAACGCATCCACCTCGCACTCGTCGGAGACGAGTACGGCGGCACCGACGGTCTGGTCACTATGGAGGACCTTATCGAGGAGATCGTCGGCGATATCCAGGACGAACAGGATAAAGTGCTTCGCGAGATCGACGAAATAGCCGCGAACCGGTATCTTGTCGATGGAAAAACGAATATTGAAAAGGTGAATGAACGGCTGAACGTGAACCTGCCTGAGGACGAATTCGAGACCATCGGCGGTTTTGTTCTTGGCATCTTTGGACGGCTGCCGGCCGAAGGCGACCAGGTCCGGTATCAGAACCTGATGTTCACCGTGCTCCGCTTGCGAAAGAACCGGATCTCCCGCATCCGGGTCCTTAAATACGCGCCTGATCAGAAGGAGGGTGAAGATAATGAAGACGCCGTTGATTCTCGAGACTGATCTTGCAGGTCTCAAGCCGCCAAAGCGCGGCAAAGTGCGCGATATCTACGATCTCGGCGAGACCCTGCTCATTGTCGCAACGGACAGGATATCCGCGTTCGATGTGGTGCTCCCGAACGCGGTCCCGGAGAAGGGCAGGGTGCTCACGCAGATATCAAGGTACTGGTTCTCCAAGACCTCGGATATCGTCATGAACCACCTCATTTCCACGGATGTCAAAGACTATCCTGCTGAGTGCAGAAAACATGCTGCGGTCCTAGAAGGTCGGAGCATGCTTGTGAAGAAGTCGCAACCGCTGCCGGTTGAGTGCATCGTTCGCGGTTATCTGTCCGGCTCCGGGCTTAAGGAGTATAAGACTTCCGGCTCAGTGAGCGGCATCAAACTGCCACCCGGTCTGTCCGAGGCATCCCGACTACCTGAACCGATATTCACACCGTCCACGAAGGCCGAGATAGGGGAGCATGACGAGAACATAGACTTTAAAGATGTTGTTAAGCGTATTGGGGCTAACACAGCGGATAAAATAAGGAAATATACGCTCGCCATTTACCGGAGAGCATGCGAACTTGCTGAACCTAAAGGGATCATCATTGCGGATACGAAGCTTGAATTCGGCATGTTCAACGGAGACGTGATCCTGATCGATGAAGTGCTCACCCCGGACTCGTCCCGTTTCTGGCCGAAGAATGATTACCGGGAAGGGGTCGTACAGAAAAGCTTCGACAAGCAGTTCGTCCGGGATTATCTTCTTTCTCTTAACTGGAACCAAAAGCCCCCCGCGCCCGTGCTTCCCGATGACGTCGTGCAAAAAACGAGCGAAAAGTATCTCGAAGTACTCAGGATGCTGACGAGCTGATATAGCATCACGTAACCGCGATACAATCGTGCACTATATTTGAGAAGCGTACAACTCAGGAGGGCAAGATCATGAATAAATACTTGTTGTTTCTTGTGCTGTTACTATGCTTTCAATCCACCGTGCATGCTGAACGGGTAACGGGTCCCGCGGATTTACGGGACAAACCGGATGGCAAGATCATCGTGTCATTGCTTAATGATGCGGATGTTGATTGCATTGCAGTAAAAGATGACTGGTATATTGTGAGCGTGGAAGTTTTTCTATCGAAGACCGACGTGATCGGTAAGGACAGGATCAATAATAAGGCAATCCTGTACGACTCAAAGAACAGCAAGATCGGCACGACGATGGATATCGTTGCAATTGACAGGAGTAGCGGAATACGCGAGGGGAAAGAACGCTCTTCGGCGAACGTTGTCGCCTATCTACATAAGAAATATATCAAAAAAATTACGAGCAACCCGCTGATCATTGAAGAGTATAAGCTTCCCGCAAAAAACATTCATGATTTGCCGAGAAAGAACAAATGCACCGATCTTGCTGATTGTCTGCCTGCCGAAATCCTGAAGAAGAGAAAGGAACGGAGAGCAATCGCCCCAAACTTCCAGCAGGACCAGTTGGACAATAAAACGCTCGGCGTGGGACGCGTAACTCCTACTACCGCAAAAAATATACGAAAGGACCTCGGGGTCCCTCTCCTGACCCTCGAAATTCAATTGGGGGACCGACCTCTCTATTCATTTGAAACAATAGAGGGTACTTCTTATCGAGAGATACAGCAGCTCTACGCATATAACGGCCATTGGATTCTTGAGTACAAACAAAAAGACGCGTCTGATAAACAATGCACGGTATACAGCGGCAGCGTCATGATGGATGGCGCAAACCTTACTGCACAATATAATTATCAGGAAATGTTCAACTACGGATACATCAAAGACAAGCCGTTTTATTTCTTCCGTTCGAGTACAAAATTCGGCGGCATTTCATACGCCGGAGTAGTCCTTCCGCTTGATTACGATGAAATCCCGCATTTTCTCTGCTGTGCCGATTCAGGCTTCAATCCGCGTGATTACAAGGATATGACCGGCTTCTTCGCAATAAAGAACGGCGCCCTGTATTATGTAGAGGCCGGTGTTTACGAATAGCTGCAAGTCGTTTCCTCTTCGATAAGTGCTGCCGCGAACGTGTTTCACCTTGCCCTGGGGATAAGAATGAGGGGGGATTGTCGTGTTGAAGAACAAGCAGCTCCTGATGATTTATATTTTCCTCACGGTTGCCACCCTCATGGCATTCTGGCAGGTCATTCATTGCGATTTCACCAATTATGACGATCCCTACTACGTAACAAAAAACCCTCATGTTCAGAATGGCGTTACCTTAGAGGGGATCCGTTGGGCATTCACGACCATTCATTTCGCGAACTGGCATCCCCTTACCTGGATATCCCACATGACGGATGTTCAGCTCTTCGGCTTAAATCCGGGGTGGCATCATGGAACGAACCTTTTATTCCACCTTGCAAACATGCTATTGCTCTTTTTTGTTCTTCACCGCATGACGAAATCACTCTGGCAGAGTGCGTTTGTTTCCGCTCTGTTTGCTTTACATCCTCTTCATGTGGAGTCTGTCGCCTGGGTGGCCGAGCGAAAGGATGTCCTCTCCACCTTCTTCTGGATGCTCACTATGGCGGCGTATGTCCGGTATGTTGAGCGTCCGCGTCTTCGGAGCTATCTGCTTGTTGTTTTCGCATTCGTTTTAGGCTTGATGGCGAAACCCATGCTGGTAACGCTGCCATTCGTCCTCCTCCTGCTGGACTATTGGCCGCTTCAACGCTTCCAGCAAAACATATCGGTTCGGGAAATCCAGACAAAAGCAAACAAAGCTGGTGGTTCTGATAAGCCAAAAGGAAAATCGATAAAGCAGACTGCTGTCAAGGAAGAGGTGAAAGAGGAAAAGCCTGCAAATTCACCATATCAATGGACATTGATTCGTCCTCTGCTTTTGGAGAAAATCCCCCTTTTGGGCCTGGCAATACTCTCAAGTATCGTAACCTACATCGCCCAGCAAAAGGGGGGGACGGTGGCATCCATTGAAGAGTTTCCCCTTACTATTCGCATCGCGAACGCCTTCGTTTCGTATATCACTTACATCGCAAATATGTTCTGGCCGAATGATCTTGCCGTTTTTTATCCTTATCCGGGCTCGCGGCCGGCCTGGCAGATCTGGGCGTCTATTGCACTCTTTAC
This DNA window, taken from Nitrospirota bacterium, encodes the following:
- a CDS encoding type II secretion system F family protein produces the protein MATSVFTWEGKTRQGSVQKGEISANSKEDVLALLRKQNIQPINVTAKPKELKLSFGAPKVKDKDIVIFTRQLATMIDAGLPLVQCLDILGNQTENKTLAKTVNQVRSDVESGATFADALKKHPKIFDNLYCNMVAAGEAGGILDTILGRLAAFMEKFAKIKGQIKSAMIYPSVILFVAVAVVSLLLVVVVPMLANIFVEAKMQLPFPTRVVMAVSNFLKGWGGLVLLVSLVAFFIGLKQFRKTENGRRLTDAFALKVPVAGSLIQRVAVAKFTRTLGTLLTSGVPILEGLLIVSRTAGNKVVEEAILATRQSVSEGKTLAEPLGRAKVFPSMVVSMISVGEATGALDNMLNKIADFYDDEVDSAVAALTSLLEPMLMIFLGITVGFVIVAMYMPIFQMGAAAG
- a CDS encoding ATP-binding protein, producing the protein MTQEYSKEEYTIRIKWLIWSRVVLATFLVGTLIFFQRHYAIYPFNTAYVYYFLLSVYCLTVVYWYLLKTTKRFSLLAYLQTSVDILLVTALTHLTGGIDSGFSLLYHLTIISSSIILYRRGGYLSASLSSILYGAMLDMQFYNVPGFVRSQNFTAVQVLFQVFINILSFYIVGLLSGYLSERLRKTRKELREKSIDLEDLRVLQEHILRSVGSGIVTMDLQGNIASWNPAAEEITGYRYDEIKSRWQQVFGDSIKGIFGHTDSLKASPFHFNGQIMKKDGSIALLGMTASLLKDDTNAVRGIILIFQDITKMVEMEDQVRMKERLATVGSLAAGIAHEIRNPLASLSGSIQVLQGELDLKGDNKQLMDIVVRETDRLNTIIMEFLEYARLKNAQNETIELSPVLDETIMLLKNSRDFTGNIRITHQVDPHVVIQGDPQRIRQVFWNLLINACQAMPQGGEIIITARPFSGVHDDMDWCEIIIADTGEGIARDDRDRIFNPFFTTKTGGTGLGLAIVYRIIQDHRGTITVESVPGKGTQFIIRLPIIEEPVYTTLKNNTEQARKRRN
- a CDS encoding sigma-54 dependent transcriptional regulator, with amino-acid sequence MSKILVVDDEQSMRDFLAILLTKEGHEVVTAMNGADALRAVQAEIFDLVITDVKMPGADGMEVLKTVKEISPETVVIMITAFATTEAAVEAMKIGAYDYIIKPFKVDELKLIVYNSLEKRSLRKENILLKREIESKAGFANFIGKSEPMQKVFSLIRQVSDTKSTVLITGESGTGKELVARAVHFNSPRKNGPFVTVNCGALPETLLESELFGYMKGAFTGASSNKQGLFEAAHNGTLFLDEISATTPALQIKLLRVLQEREFIRVGGTAVIKVDVHIIAASNRDLLAEIAKGLFREDLYYRLNVIPIHLPPLRERKEDIPLLAEYFLKKVVRKEVELARIKMIDAEAMKALMAYHWPGNVRELENTIERMMIMTPEDVIRLDQVPDSVKIPSGSADLVTFDIPEAGMDLEALLENAEKTFLRKALEKTGGVKTDAAKLLGLTFRSFRHRLQKYGNS
- a CDS encoding menaquinone biosynthesis decarboxylase, with the translated sequence MAYDTLRDFIAVLEKNNELVRIKAEVDAQLEIAEITDRVSKEKGAANKALLFERVKGSAFPVLTNAFGSMKRMCLALEVESLDEIGQRIKEFVDPTNLFPGPGAGIMDKLGVLPKLAELAKFFPKTVKKAPCQEVVLTGDHVDLSKIPVLQCWPADGGRFITLPMVCSIDPLTKITNVGMYRMQVFDHQTTGMHWHKHKDGARQYQQYEALGRRMEVAVAIGGDPAIIYSATAPLPPAIGEFIFAGFLRKKPLEVVQCKTVDVRVPAEAEFVLEGFVDPHERRVEGPFGDHTGYYSEADEYPVFHITAITHRKDAIYPATLVGRPPQEDAYLGKATERIFLPLLQMVAPDILDMDMPVEGVFHNNVIVRIKKRYPGHGKKVINTIWGTGMLMLSKFVIVCDEDVNIHDYSEVTWKVMNHVDPQRDVIITDGPLDILDHSCPQIGFGGKMGIDATRKGPGEGFSRSWPDEIKMSPAIQALVENRWKEYGF
- a CDS encoding hemolysin family protein gives rise to the protein MLFLEILIIILLILLNGYFSASEISLISLRKSRVRHLVKSGNPKARKIQKLQEEPERFLATIQIGVTLIGTLAATFGGVIAIERIKPFIASLPVEFISKTAEPMAVFLVVGIITYLTLVFGELVPKSLAIRYSEKIAFITATPIDILSRLIRWILRILTVSNNFVLGLFVASDHHEPSLVSEDEVKYLIREGRKSGVFEPSEEDLIHSVFRFTDTVVKEVMVPRTEIVALEAESDVDAILRTMNEKGFSRLPVYSETIDNVIGVVYLKDILALHMENRPFKLDQVIRKPYIVPPNKNVSVLLKEMREKRIHLALVGDEYGGTDGLVTMEDLIEEIVGDIQDEQDKVLREIDEIAANRYLVDGKTNIEKVNERLNVNLPEDEFETIGGFVLGIFGRLPAEGDQVRYQNLMFTVLRLRKNRISRIRVLKYAPDQKEGEDNEDAVDSRD
- a CDS encoding phosphoribosylaminoimidazolesuccinocarboxamide synthase, yielding MKTPLILETDLAGLKPPKRGKVRDIYDLGETLLIVATDRISAFDVVLPNAVPEKGRVLTQISRYWFSKTSDIVMNHLISTDVKDYPAECRKHAAVLEGRSMLVKKSQPLPVECIVRGYLSGSGLKEYKTSGSVSGIKLPPGLSEASRLPEPIFTPSTKAEIGEHDENIDFKDVVKRIGANTADKIRKYTLAIYRRACELAEPKGIIIADTKLEFGMFNGDVILIDEVLTPDSSRFWPKNDYREGVVQKSFDKQFVRDYLLSLNWNQKPPAPVLPDDVVQKTSEKYLEVLRMLTS